A genome region from Musa acuminata AAA Group cultivar baxijiao chromosome BXJ3-5, Cavendish_Baxijiao_AAA, whole genome shotgun sequence includes the following:
- the LOC103985035 gene encoding probable pectate lyase 8 isoform X1, with protein sequence MSMVIPRLPFLFLLVISFVGGGDICPSRVVAAAAMAQGSLRATASNGSSSTMAQGPAGDVVVGAVDDPEFIATEVEIRQIGNITARRSLGYLSTCVTGNPIDDCWRCDPEWHLHRKRLADCGIGFGRSAMGGRNGRFYRVTDPSDDDPVNPRPGTLRYAVIQDEPLWIVFKRDMVITLKQELIMNSFKTIDGRGANVHIANGACITIQFVTNIIIHGLHIHDCKPTGNAMVRSSPSHYGWRTIADGDAISIFGSSHIWVDHNSLSNCADGLVDAIMGSTAITISNNYFTHHNEVMLLGHSDSYVRDKAMQVTIAFNHFGEGLIQRMPRCRHGYFHVVNNDYTHWEMYAIGGSANPTINSQSNRYLAPTNPFAKEVTKRVETSSDVWESWNWRSEGDLLLNGAYFTPSGAGASASYSRASSLGAKSSSMVGSITAGAGALPCRKGSLC encoded by the exons ATGTCGATGGTGATTCCCAGGTTGCCGTTTCTTTTCCTTCTGGTGATTTCATTCGTGGGAGGCGGGGACATTTGCCCCTCCAG GGTTGTAGCTGCCGCGGCAATGGCGCAGGGGAGCTTGAGAGCAACCGCCAGCAATGGGTCGTCTTCCACCATGGCACAAGG GCCCGCAGGTGACGTGGTAGTTGGCGCGGTGGACGATCCAGAATTTATAGCAACAGAGGTGGAAAT CAGGCAGATAGGCAACATCACGGCGCGCCGGTCGCTGGGCTACCTATCAACATGCGTGACGGGCAACCCCATCGACGACTGCTGGCGCTGCGACCCCGAGTGGCACCTCCACCGCAAGCGCCTCGCCGACTGCGGCATCGGCTTCGGGCGCAGCGCCATGGGCGGCCGCAACGGGCGGTTCTACCGCGTGACAGACCCCAGCGACGACGACCCAGTGAACCCCCGCCCCGGCACCCTCCGCTACGCCGTGATCCAGGACGAGCCCCTCTGGATCGTGTTCAAGCGCGACATGGTCATCACCCTCAAGCAGGAGCTCATCATGAACAGCTTCAAGACCATCGACGGCCGCGGCGCCAACGTCCACATCGCCAACGGCGCCTGCATCACCATCCAGTTCGTCACCAACATCATCATCCACGGCCTCCACATCCACGACTGCAAGCCCACCGGCAATGCCATGGTCCGCAGCTCCCCCTCCCACTACGGCTGGAGGACCATCGCCGACGGCGACGCCATTTCCATCTTCGGCTCCAGCCACATCTGGGTCGACCACAACTCCCTGTCCAACTGCGCCGACGGCCTCGTCGATGCCATTATGGGATCCACCGCCATCACCATCTCCAACAATTACTTCACCCACCACAATGag GTGATGCTTTTGGGGCATAGCGATTCGTACGTGCGAGACAAGGCTATGCAGGTGACCATTGCCTTCAACCACTTCGGCGAAGGACTCATTCAAAGAATGCCAAG GTGCAGACATGGCTACTTCCATGTGGTGAACAATGATTACACTCACTGGGAGATGTACGCCATTGGAGGAAGTGCGAATCCGACCATAAACAGCCAAAGCAATAGATACCTTGCACCTACCAATCCCTTCGCCAAGGAG GTGACGAAGAGGGTGGAGACTTCGAGTGATGTTTGGGAGAGCTGGAATTGGAGATCAGAGGGCGACCTGCTACTGAACGGTGCCTACTTCACCCCATCGGGAGCTGGTGCCTCTGCAAGCTACTCGAGGGCCTCCAGCCTTGGGGCCAAGTCATCCTCCATGGTTGGCTCCATCACTGCAGGGGCAGGGGCCCTCCCGTGCCGCAAGGGTTCCCTGTGCTAA
- the LOC103985035 gene encoding probable pectate lyase 8 isoform X2 — protein sequence MSMVIPRLPFLFLLVISFVGGGDICPSRVVAAAAMAQGSLRATASNGSSSTMAQGPAGDVVVGAVDDPEFIATEVEMQIGNITARRSLGYLSTCVTGNPIDDCWRCDPEWHLHRKRLADCGIGFGRSAMGGRNGRFYRVTDPSDDDPVNPRPGTLRYAVIQDEPLWIVFKRDMVITLKQELIMNSFKTIDGRGANVHIANGACITIQFVTNIIIHGLHIHDCKPTGNAMVRSSPSHYGWRTIADGDAISIFGSSHIWVDHNSLSNCADGLVDAIMGSTAITISNNYFTHHNEVMLLGHSDSYVRDKAMQVTIAFNHFGEGLIQRMPRCRHGYFHVVNNDYTHWEMYAIGGSANPTINSQSNRYLAPTNPFAKEVTKRVETSSDVWESWNWRSEGDLLLNGAYFTPSGAGASASYSRASSLGAKSSSMVGSITAGAGALPCRKGSLC from the exons ATGTCGATGGTGATTCCCAGGTTGCCGTTTCTTTTCCTTCTGGTGATTTCATTCGTGGGAGGCGGGGACATTTGCCCCTCCAG GGTTGTAGCTGCCGCGGCAATGGCGCAGGGGAGCTTGAGAGCAACCGCCAGCAATGGGTCGTCTTCCACCATGGCACAAGG GCCCGCAGGTGACGTGGTAGTTGGCGCGGTGGACGATCCAGAATTTATAGCAACAGAGGTGGAAAT GCAGATAGGCAACATCACGGCGCGCCGGTCGCTGGGCTACCTATCAACATGCGTGACGGGCAACCCCATCGACGACTGCTGGCGCTGCGACCCCGAGTGGCACCTCCACCGCAAGCGCCTCGCCGACTGCGGCATCGGCTTCGGGCGCAGCGCCATGGGCGGCCGCAACGGGCGGTTCTACCGCGTGACAGACCCCAGCGACGACGACCCAGTGAACCCCCGCCCCGGCACCCTCCGCTACGCCGTGATCCAGGACGAGCCCCTCTGGATCGTGTTCAAGCGCGACATGGTCATCACCCTCAAGCAGGAGCTCATCATGAACAGCTTCAAGACCATCGACGGCCGCGGCGCCAACGTCCACATCGCCAACGGCGCCTGCATCACCATCCAGTTCGTCACCAACATCATCATCCACGGCCTCCACATCCACGACTGCAAGCCCACCGGCAATGCCATGGTCCGCAGCTCCCCCTCCCACTACGGCTGGAGGACCATCGCCGACGGCGACGCCATTTCCATCTTCGGCTCCAGCCACATCTGGGTCGACCACAACTCCCTGTCCAACTGCGCCGACGGCCTCGTCGATGCCATTATGGGATCCACCGCCATCACCATCTCCAACAATTACTTCACCCACCACAATGag GTGATGCTTTTGGGGCATAGCGATTCGTACGTGCGAGACAAGGCTATGCAGGTGACCATTGCCTTCAACCACTTCGGCGAAGGACTCATTCAAAGAATGCCAAG GTGCAGACATGGCTACTTCCATGTGGTGAACAATGATTACACTCACTGGGAGATGTACGCCATTGGAGGAAGTGCGAATCCGACCATAAACAGCCAAAGCAATAGATACCTTGCACCTACCAATCCCTTCGCCAAGGAG GTGACGAAGAGGGTGGAGACTTCGAGTGATGTTTGGGAGAGCTGGAATTGGAGATCAGAGGGCGACCTGCTACTGAACGGTGCCTACTTCACCCCATCGGGAGCTGGTGCCTCTGCAAGCTACTCGAGGGCCTCCAGCCTTGGGGCCAAGTCATCCTCCATGGTTGGCTCCATCACTGCAGGGGCAGGGGCCCTCCCGTGCCGCAAGGGTTCCCTGTGCTAA